In the Maniola hyperantus chromosome 13, iAphHyp1.2, whole genome shotgun sequence genome, GCAATCGAGCATTGGGTCTACCCTCAGAATAAGAAGTGTTTAGGCCGTATTGTTCATCACGTTGCCTTgactttacacatctttgagaacattattatacaggctgtaaccagaacgctagcaaaaacttatcgTTATTGttactacctaaatacaatccaataccgataaccatttgcctcattttgtagttttagtgatttataattttagattttaaactgcaatgtatagcgtgcaaaactcgggtcaatgcccacctacgacgcagcattgactccgagtggcctacttacgcaacgttcgttgacctgtaGCGTCCTGTGGTAACAGtaactatagtgcgcgacaggtagagatggctaTCGCGGTGGAGATGGTTCtgcgcacccgcacagcccccgtgctaacctggtgcgaggtagtgcgggtgacgtgcgggtatacgGGGTGTCCCCTTGCCTCATACAATGATTGTCAtcttgacttgtcgcgtactatatctgtCTCTTTTGAATAAATTGCTGTAACTTTgtctttgtaggtacctactagataggCATAATATCTATTCTAATCTCTTTAAATTGGTTTATTTACCTTTTCTCATAAACTTGATTTCGGAGTCCTTATCATCTTTGCCGAATTTAAAGGCGGATGATTTTTTCATGTTATTGAAATTCAGATGTTCAGCGAGCTTGTCCTTCTGCTCGTCTGTATACTCTTTGCCCAAAACTAGGGACACTTTGTCTATTACTCCACGTAGATCCTGaaagtgtaaataaaattattttaaaactattagaAGCAACGCACACCTACAGACTACAGAGCGAAGTAAAGTCTTTTATAGGGTTccatagtaaacaaggaacccttataatttcgcgaagtctgtctatctgtccgtccatctgtggCTTAGCTCAGAGACTACTAGTGCTAGAACGATGAAATTCAGCAAAAGAATATATAAattggtaaaataaaatcttgaataaaattgttttagagtACTTCCCCTAAACGTAAAGTAGGTGTCGACTTTTTTTCTTCGTGTATCTCATTGTGTAGGATGTCGTTAGATAggtctttcaaaaatattgcgGGTGTGTGAAAGCCGTTTTTCGGTTCAGGGATCCATTTGTGAAATGTTAAgctttaaagtgctaatttttgttAGTATCCACCCTGCCAGCTAAATGGTTGCTTGCAAAATTACCCTGCGCATCAATTCCACTCCACTCAGCTAGTAGACATTGAGCCTAAGTTTTCAAGTATTAATAGGTTGGTAATTAGTAGTAGTAATTAGAAAAGTTGTAGGAATTGTTCTGAAATCTTGCCTTTTGCATTTCTTCATAAAACACGAAGGTCATATTGGGATGATCACGTTTTTCCCAAGCTTCCTCAATGTGCGGGAAAATTGGCATATGTAGCACTGAAAATGTTTAATGATTACAATTAGGTATTTCAAAAAGTTGCATTGTATGTagtgaattttattattattactatacgCTTTATTGTACCACCATAACAAGGATTAcaataaaagaacaaaaaacaaagatcgctaattagcgatataGTATAACAGGCAACCTTAAAAGAATaggaaaaaatagaaaatattcataataaacatttgttgttatagcggcaatagaaatacacattctgtaaaaatttcaactctctgcctattatggttcacgagatacagcccgctgacagacagacggacggacagcggagtagGGTCCCGATGGTACcctttgggtatggaaccctaaggcgccgtcctattgtcatcgctcgtgcgatgatgcgtgcgtccgacgaaaatgatcgcgcgtcccgtgcgttcaaacaaactgtgttctactgaatgtcctttgaagatcgcgcgatcatgcgatgcgttcatattgtatttcatcgcacgatgaaatgGCATCGCATCATCacgcgagcgatgacaataggacggcgccaaTAAAGTGTAGGTACGTCTTTGAAGATAGACAAAACTTACACAAGTCCTTTTTGAATAATTCCCAAAATTCAGTGAACTGGACACCCTCGTCGAAGTATCTGAACAGCTTGTGCATGAAGTGGAACGAGACGGCCACGTCGCGAGGGTCCCGCGCTATGTAGAACACCTATCAAACCGAACAAAACTTATAAATCACTAAAAATAGTGCATAAATTAACCCTTTTAAGGAACATGCTGTGAAATCATTAAAATGTAGTTACCGACAAGTTTaactatcaaaaaaaaaacaaaattaaacggGTTGCACAGCAATTCATGGTTCGATTTTTGACTACCTTCCTATTGGGTTGCGGCATATGGAGGCATACAGGGTGTTACTAGAACGCTggaaaaaacgaagacaggtgatagtactgatgattgcagataatatgataccacaaaaaaaacgcgaaaaaaatatattaaaaaatcttattaaaagtttacgatatattgcaaataaaacatctgaccgaCGCGGTCGGTCAGCgaaagttgcgtaagtaggccactcggagtcttACCTTAGCAGTATCAAGCAGTGTAGGAGGCAGCAGCGACAAAGGTAGATGGGTTTTAATAAACCGAGGAGACGGCAGCGTATGCAAGTTACTGAAATCGTCTACGGTTGCTTGGCCACTCTTGCCGCTTGGTGGAGGCCCTTGATTTATTTCTGATGACATCGTCGGGTATCTAGACAATGATTTGTGGTATTGAGTGATTAGAACTTTTGTGATGAAagcaataatccatactaactaatattataaatgtgaaagtgtgtctgtctgtccgcctgctagcttttcacggccgttcttcgaagtggccgccatacaaatacgtacaatcgattcgtatttttttgacggatccgtgaaatcacgtatgagtgcacaaacgtgaTTGTCGTACATTCGCTCTTTTCAGATATTGATCTGAAAAGTTttttgctagttcttctcggtaggaagggcattgCGAACCAATCGTAGAAACATTTGACGAATCATAAGCACTTctaaatgtttatttgaataatctTTCTATTTCATGTCTATTTCTATTTTGTCGTGCCGGTCTCGGGTCTGTCATTTATGTCGTCTGTATCATGTAGATATATCATAGCCATTTTATTTCTATCTGGATTCAAGATCTCAGATAGGTTatgaaataatatgtaacttACTCAATGAACGCAAATCGTTTTGTCAGTAGCGTGTTCGCTGCACCATCGTAGTCAAGATTGTTTTTCAGAAGCCATACTAATTCTTGTAGCCATGTTGTTCCtagagaaaatataaaattttcagCAGTATCCTAACACACCTATGTTTAACAGGATAAGTaatcacaataaaattaaatacaaaaacacaaaaacccctctaaaaagtaaaacaatataTTGTATTGGCTCTTTAAGTttgtatgcggccgaaagtaatatacatcaatctttagaaggagatagcagatttgtagagcaccgttgagaccaacaaaacgtcatatacagTGCGAAGGctattttggcgcgtggcgaaaatcggaactaacgttgccgtcaagtgtccccattgttcttgtttgaatagtctaagcgtGGAGACgtcgtgggttcgattcctgccgatCCGCAAtctttgatatgtatttaattgTTCAGCAGTGGTTTGGTGATATTGTACTAATTCAcgcttcatttatttatttaattatttgtcaactgaaaactatcattacaggctaacctaatgcgatagctaagttaacttaaattaattatatctacttattattacatactttttactatGTACAACTAATtgacttaaacttaaataacctactttatttaaaacttaacaaaaacgtTGTGGCCCTAATGAACTCGCTCAGTGAGCAGCTGAAGTCGATGTGTTCAGCGACCGAGTTGAGCGTGCAAGTTGCGCGCTAGTGCAAGTTCATAAAACCGGTagggctatttattttatttactagggGTTTCCTTAGGggtaaagataataatttaccTGATCTAGAAAAGGCGAGCACCCAAATATCATCGGGCCTCACTTCAAGGTTGTATATTTCTGCAGCATGATCACCGTAGCCCGCCATCGAGAAATGCCCGTGCGGACCCACTCGAATGAAGGGACGAATATAACCTGAAATAATCTGTTAAATtagtctaaatatttaaaaggaaatggtgactgactgactgactaacggATCTATCAACtaacacctcaaactactggacggatcatgctgattttttttaatatgtagatacctactaaaaacatcttaaatataaaaggaataggtgactgactgactgattgactgatttatcaacgcacagctcaaactactggatggatcgggctgaaatttggcatgcagatagctattacgacgtaggcatccgctaagaaaggatttttgaaaattcaacccataagggggtgaaataggggtttaaaatttatgtagtccacgcggacgaagtcgcgagcacaagctagtttacaataagaGAAAAAGAGATCTCTGagagaggttgtaaagggagtagaatataaaatttggcatgcagataactttTAGAACGTAGGTAGACATGCGATAAgaaagaatttctgaaaattcaacccctaaaggggtaaaatagggattggaaatttgtgtagtccatgcagacgaaatcacgagcaaaagctagtaaatgataaaattgctttaattgtaaaagtagtatgtaggtacctctaCAATGTAGGCACACAGGTACCTCTACAATGTAGGCACACAGGTACGTCTACAATGTAGGCACATAGGTAATCGCTTgtgtagtcaaagtcaaaagtaggcaaattaCTAAAGTTTTCAACgaaaataactaagtacattATGAAGTcggtatatacagggtgtaaccagaactctagcaaaaacgaagacaggtcatagtactgatgattactcataatattattatgataccagaaaaataaagcgaaatacataaaaataaaatcctatattttgtaaaagttagtACGATATATTGCGaattaaaacatctgactgacgctaggggtcaacgaacattgcgtaagtaggccacacAATATCGCGTCGtaagtggggcattgacccgagtgttgcatgctatacattgcgggtttgaaaaatactacatcactaaaactacaaaattggtattcgattgtgtttagatagtataacaataacgctaagttttcgctagcgttctggttacaccctgtagtaAGCTGAAGCCAAAGTTCGTATTTTCGATACAGCTTTATGCCTCTGACAGGGTTATTACGTACGGCGACAATTTCGAGAACAGCCGAGTGGAAGGCAAATCGGCTATTTGTGATAACGTTGCGGCCTGAAATTGAGCTGGATTAAGTATAATCGGTTCAGGATCATGTAGTACTTAGGTAAGGATAAGACTGTGTCACTCTCGACTGTAAcgtaatattataactagcggatacccggcgtgtgctactacgctaaaaaaaccggccaagtgcgagtcaggcccgcACAACAAAAGTTCCGTataacagtcgtattttttcgacattttgcacgataattcaaaaactatgatgatgcataaaaataaataaaaatccgttttagaatgtacaagcgaagacctttcatatgatatcccacttcatatacctagttatcttactttgaaaattaaaatactaatttattttttgtgtaatgtaaccacaaattcacggttttcatatttttcccctaatgccagctataagccctatctacctgtcaaatttcatgattctaggtcaacgggaagtaccctgtaggtttgttgacagactgacggacagacagacagaaagacagacaacaaagtgatcctataagggttccgcttttccttttgaggtacggaaccctaaaaaaagaatgtGCCTAATCATTAGGCACATTCTTTTTTCTCATTCCAGACCACTAAAGCAATGCATTAGGCCCTAATGCATTGCTTTAGTGGTCTGGAACCGCCTTTGCCTTATTAAcaattattgcctttctaatgaaacggATTTAGGGCACATCGGTTAGATGATTTCAAACTTATAATGAACACACatgttttttgtgttttatataggtactaattttttgaaaaataaaatgtagcctatgtcactcaggaataatgtagctttctactggtgaaagaattttcaaaatcggttaagtagttccagagattatcccctacaaacaaacttacaaacattacctctttataatattagtatgcgtagatttaggtttttttgaaaatttcgtggaaccctttgatttcccgggacaaaaagtagcatatgtccctCCCTGGACCATATAAAGACTATAAAGCTAACAGACAGTcaggcagacagacatatttgcatttatgtataatattattagtatggaaatgtATTTTACAGGAGATTATTCAAGCTATCAAAGAGGCAGTTACGGGTATATAAAGAAAtattgataactagcttatgctcgcgacttcgtccgcgtttactacacaaatttcaaaaccgtatttccccccttaggggttgaattttcaaaaaccctttcttagcggatgcctacgtcacaatagctttttctgcatgccaaaattcagcccgatccgtccaatagtttgagctgtgcgttgattgatgagtcagtcagtcagtcacctttaccttttatacatttagatatagtgtgaatgaaataattttataccTTTATAATATTGCTTCACTAGCTTATCTTCCTCTTCAGTGACATTTTTGATTTCATACGGGAAGTGTTTCTCTGCCATTGTATCCTGAAAATTGAAACTAGGCTCAAATTCTCGatgacctgtacccgtagtacaagattttacgtctcaccaaaccaaaccaaattcgagagtcgaaatacttccgcgttacagtaaactggatcttaaatgccttgttttaaagctcaagtttgtctacacttctacagccagcgctccaagcggaaacattgcgaaattaaaatcagtggcattgaatatttgacttcaattcaaggctgtttaggtccattttactgtaacgcggaagtatttcgactctcgaatttggtttcgtttggtgcaacgtaaaatcttgtactactggtactgcatgcctgagagttttctcaaagtaacctatgtgaaatctgccaatccgcttgTGAAGgacaaactcttctcattctgagaggagacccgtgctcagtagtgagctggccatGGATCGATgaagatgataatgataatgacgaGTAGGAATGGAGTACTtagtaatcgacatagctcaacgggttgcgaaactgaagtgacAACGAGCGTGCCACATAGTCCTAAACCGAAACCAACTGTAGGTCTACGTCCTACTTACTCTGAATTGAAAAAACACGCATTTTCAATCTATTATGTGCTTTTCTATTATGTAACAAGATCTAAGAACAAACTCAAACTTCTACCCCGTTCAGATCGGAAGTCCAAACAAGAATTTAATCCTCTACGCAGACGACGCGACGTCGCGGGTTCTGAAAGTGAGTTGCAATAAAGTTATTCGCTGTTCAAAGCAAACATCTCGACGATCGGAGACAAAGTCGACTTGTCGAGTAGCTTCCATTAAGTAACTGATTCTCGGTTAAGTTGAGAAATTGTTAATGAACGGAGCGATTCCTAAGCTTTTCCACTTTTATAAACTGTTTTCTTTCGTGCTATACGTTCCTACCAAGGTACTCGACAGGTTAATAAATCACcgcccataatattattatatcaatacttatattataaactagctgctctggcgaacttcgttccgcctaacagtcgattcaaattttataaatttttctctccgtaagaaccatcctcgtacttcaaggaatattataaaaacactggccaagtgcgagtcaggctcgcgcaatgagggttccgtactacagtcgtattttttcgacattttgcaggataattcaaaaaatatgatacataaaaataaataaaaatctgttttagaatgcacaggtgaagacctttcatatgataccccacttgatatagctatcttacttcgaaatggaaaatactaatttttagttcatgaccacaatttaatatttttttgtgtgatgtaaccacaaattcacggttttcagatttttccccaaatgtcacctttatagctgacatttcaTTGGTGGTTTCATTtcactgccaaatttcatgattctaggtcaacgggaagtaccctgtaggtttcttgacagacagacagacaacaaagtgatcctataagggttccgtttttccttttgaggtacggaaccctaaaaagaattagcaaaatcggttcaggtgttctcgagatttgcgatgaccaacacatttagtgattcatttttatacttaGAAGATGGGAAAGTGTGACTTGTATAATACAAGTTTCAATAAACACAGGTCGGGATAGTTGCAAAATTTTAATTACGAGAAGCTGAAATTCCATCGATCCGACTCCAAGATCAAAAGGCAGGCGGGCAACAAAGCTGATACTGCTTTGAAGTGCCATCGACTTTAATGAGCGCTTGACGTATGAAACCCGTGAAACTTGGCGAGGGATACTCGCTCTTATAATCTAGCTCTTTAATTATCGCGCCCTTATTTTCCGTGTTTGCTGAAAAGACGTCTAAGTAGTTTAGTTAAGACTGATAAAGAATTTGTTAAGACGAACTCTGATCAGATACCTatcaatttcattttattttttgtggcaTAACTATGTAGATTGTAATTTGtagatatagtaggtacgcgacaggtcgagatggcaatcggggtatggggcgtGAGGACgtcccacacgtcacccgccctATCCCGCATCTAGCTAGACGTTGACAGCTATTAATCATATTAATAATACACATTTACaactatcttttcacggcccaacagtttaaccgattttgttgaaaAGTACTGAGTTaacttacattccggggaaggacatagtctactttttatcccggaaaatcaaagagttcccacgggattctaaaAGGCCCACCTGTTCAgccgataaaaaaaaaaaaacgaagttTGGTACGgtggtagcttgcatcccggaaattgacataggcaactttttgaaaatcaaagagttcccatgggaatttttaacgacgaagtcgcgggcatcagctagtaaataataaatgtttctTACCTTGATAATAAACCCTGTGCACATCACTGTAAACAGAacgatatttttgtatgaatacaTCTTTCCCTAACGTTCCTCTAGTGTATAATGCACGATTGTTTAGAAAGAGATTCAAATATCAGGGTCGTTAGAATtttggaaaaataaaaacacgacaCAAACCagtaatacctatacctacacgtAGCTGTTactgtttatttttagggttccgtacctcaaaaggaaaaacggaacccttataggatcactttgttgtctgtctgtcaagaaacctacagggtacttcccgttgacctagaatcatgaaatttggcaggtaggtagatcttatagctgacatttggggaaaattctgaaaaccgtgaatttgtggttacatcacacaaaaaaaattaaattgtggtcatgaactattaattagtattttcaattttctaagtaggtatgataactatatcaagtggggtatcatatgaaaggtcttcacctgtgcattctaaaacagatttttatttatttttatgtatcatagtttttgaattatcctgcaaaatgtcgaaaaaatacgactgtagtacggaaccctcgttgcgcgagcctgactcgcacttggccggtttttttcttttgatgtCTTTTAAGGTTAAAAGTCGTATTTATATGGAAATGACAACTTTTTGTCAGACCCAAAAAGGCTGTGctcttacatttatttttacagtgTTTAAGTATATTATGGAAAGGAAAACTTTTTTTTCAGACCCAAAAAGTCTGTGCCTTTACAATCCACTATTGCAAAGTGGATTTGGTGGATTGTAAGgtgtacatctcctgaggatgctccggtgtcggggcgaaacgtgcgtcgagtgtgtttgggatttgtgtggtgctgcgtggtggtggtgcgtattgcttgcctggtggctggtttattttttattttttataaagaatattagccatgttaaatgactaatattcccctatcctctccaactaagcgtcaagcttgtgctaggagtaggtacgacaatagtgcaacgggcggggtttgttgaaccgtcgacctttcggttttcagtccactcctttacctgttgagctattgaggctaatttaaatttttcctgcatgtttagcagtgggagggcgggcggtgcatgtcgcatgctgcatgttgcaccatacagatttgatcggtttcagcggattatagaaaactagatgatgcccgcgacttcgtccgcgtggatttaggtttttaaaaacgccTGCTTCTTCacaacaaacatgttttcaaaaacattcgaaaacatagtttcgtctGTGATTCGTACCtacgtacagttcttgcaaaacacgaaggcgagtgaactatacttgtggttacgtcgtatacacggacattgtgtaagtgtgcgtgcacgtcggaccaatcagtcgcgagcaagcgctcgcaaacgcacacatatattgtaccttacttataccgatatgacttacacacaagcatgagccgctcgccctcgtgaaatgcaagaactataacagagagagcgctatacgtaacttctttccgtggatagtaGAAAAGGAGTTTCCAGTTGCAAGTCCCAACATAAATCACAATAATTATAAGGTAGATATGTAATCTAGATattatataaggaaaagctgactgacttctgatctatcaacgcaaattactggacggatcgagctgaaatttggcgtgcagattgtagatacctattattaccgctaagaaaggatttttgaaaattcaacccgcaGGCCGCAagaggggtaaaataggggtttgaaagtgtagtccacgcggacgaagtcgtgggaataagccAGTCACTAATTGATTTATTTGTTCTTGCAAAAAGGTCTTTTTacaaattgtgccagggaccctgaagtaagtttgcaaaacttgTATCTCAGGGTATCCTAAATAAACTAAGGAAATTTCGAatagggttatcgagtcaaccggggacccgagagctggcagctaccttggtcaaagaattagtttggccatccaagggggtaatgctgccagcatcttgggtacaatgcctcgctgcggtggtctctttagatttaatttaagttattttagttttaatttaatgttgttttattttacttttaatttagatttaagttttttagtaTACACTATTAAtaataagtttgtatgttttattttaatatttttaagtatgtaaaaaataaataactaacgtAACTAATATAATTAACGTTTAAACACTATATACACTTACAGAATATTCCAAAACGTGTACCTACATGCTAttaataattcaataaaatcttattatatcaaacaataaactAATAATATACAATTAGATATTAATAATACCTTATGCACGTCACACGTATTCACAGATTGAGATAACACAGGAGACCTAAAGCGTTTCGAAATCGGATAGGTCTTGTGGTTAGGAACTGGTTATGCTATCAATTTACAttagataattacctatttataaacaTATGAgataaaaaaacggccaagtgcggtCAGGCTTCGGTTACACTCGCGGACcgcgggttccgtactcgggcaattttttcgacattttgcacgataagttaAAAACTTGCACAAAAAGGATTAAAAatttggttggttctacattgctgcttcactgggaaaaccttcaacggattaaaaaatgagctctgtggctatcggacagacggacagacggacagacagacagccaacgaagtgagcctataagggttccatttttcttttgaggtacggaaccctaaaaagtgattattattatctttatcaaTCCTACccgcttattcccgcgacttcgtccgtgtggaatacATTGccactttagggattgaattttcaaaaatcgtttcttagcggatgtctacgtcataactaTCTGGATGCCAAAGAATGAGTTATatgaatatacttttattcTAGACCACAAAATTAGTACAGAAAAAcacatacaaaacaaaacaaaaatatagttcTCAGAACGATCCGtcctagtttgagctgtgcgttgatagatcagtcagtgtgtcagtcagcttttctttactattatgatatattatgtatctataatataaaaatgaatcaccaaaatgtgttgctcatcgcaaatctcgtcaacagctgaaccgatttcgttaattataattataatattttttataatattccttgaagtacgagaatggttcttacggggagaaaaatttaataaatttgaatcgactgttaggcggaacgaagttcgccagggcagctagtattttatattttttacttacgaCAAAAAGCTTCCCGAACGCTGCTCAACCTAGTTAGAtagaaataggtaataatttatgaatCTTGAGTTTGAATCTTATCAAAAAGTAGATAATTAGGTAAGATTGCTATTTTATTGGCATGGCAGCAGCgataattttttaaagaaaaaattccAATAgtttttttacctacctacaaacatGCTGAATATTGTAAGAAAACTATATCCAAGATTTTTTACTATCCGCTCGAAAAGTCACACACTACTGGTGTTCTTTATAAGTACTTActggtttattttaatttctaaaactACCTCATAAAGCTATAATCCCAATCAGAATGCATCGACAACTACTTCCAATGCtcattatttttacaaattatctactagcaaatgcccgtgacttcgacTGCGTAAACTGCATCCTAAACTAAAACTGTTAGGTATCTAGCTATATGTCTATATGTCAAAATACTATGtcaaattttcaaatatttggtaagtaggtatcagACGCCAAGACGAgtcaaactaaaggacggggcactacgtaccttttctcgataTCTTTGATTCGGTTGATCAGCAAGACCTACTTATCCGGCTATtctcacaaaattaaaaagttcttgTACAATCTGTTATGTTGGTAGTTTTCCTGATTTCTGGGTTCATAATTAACAACATCTTATCAACATTATGTGATAGTGTCTAAAATCCTGTAACTGATGTAAACTCATCCCCTACCGGACTGAAAtgacaatacctacctatcttgtaCATGTTTCCGACCGCATGATTGTATACACGGAGAGCAATTTGGTATTAATTAGAAAATCAATTTCAGCTCTTGCTACCTGTGTAGCTGAATGAATAGGGAATgaggaatcttgtaacgtgcgtgaccaggaggattctccactgcgttccaaatttgaatattgttgtgtggcagctgcgaagttttcctaatagctgccagccaagtaacggtagaggttgcacctctacaccTGTCTCTATGTTATTCTATATTGTTT is a window encoding:
- the LOC117987415 gene encoding sulfotransferase 1 family member D1-like isoform X2 → MAEKHFPYEIKNVTEEEDKLVKQYYKGYIRPFIRVGPHGHFSMAGYGDHAAEIYNLEVRPDDIWVLAFSRSGTTWLQELVWLLKNNLDYDGAANTLLTKRFAFIEYPTMSSEINQGPPPSGKSGQATVDDFSNLHTLPSPRFIKTHLPLSLLPPTLLDTAKVFYIARDPRDVAVSFHFMHKLFRYFDEGVQFTEFWELFKKDLLLHMPIFPHIEEAWEKRDHPNMTFVFYEEMQKDLRGVIDKVSLVLGKEYTDEQKDKLAEHLNFNNMKKSSAFKFGKDDKDSEIKFMRKGLSGNWVKYFNTDQLKREAEEYMEKHLNKTSLRFPEA
- the LOC117987415 gene encoding sulfotransferase 1 family member D1-like isoform X1, which produces MCTGFIIKDTMAEKHFPYEIKNVTEEEDKLVKQYYKGYIRPFIRVGPHGHFSMAGYGDHAAEIYNLEVRPDDIWVLAFSRSGTTWLQELVWLLKNNLDYDGAANTLLTKRFAFIEYPTMSSEINQGPPPSGKSGQATVDDFSNLHTLPSPRFIKTHLPLSLLPPTLLDTAKVFYIARDPRDVAVSFHFMHKLFRYFDEGVQFTEFWELFKKDLLLHMPIFPHIEEAWEKRDHPNMTFVFYEEMQKDLRGVIDKVSLVLGKEYTDEQKDKLAEHLNFNNMKKSSAFKFGKDDKDSEIKFMRKGLSGNWVKYFNTDQLKREAEEYMEKHLNKTSLRFPEA